The following coding sequences are from one Nicotiana tomentosiformis chromosome 3, ASM39032v3, whole genome shotgun sequence window:
- the LOC138907739 gene encoding uncharacterized protein — protein MANCIREAAREVLGVSKGYTGRHKGDWWWNKEVQEKVEAKKEANLKLVESRDKEGKRMNREWYKKTKKEAKFVLTTDMTAAFGRLYEEHGDKGKDKMIYRLPRVREMKACDLDQVKCIKDEDGRVLMDEAHSTRRW, from the coding sequence ATGGCGAATTGCATTAGAGAAGCTGCTAGAGAGGTGCtaggggtctcaaagggttacACTGGTAGGCACAAGGGGGACTGGTGGTGGAATAAAGAGGTTCAAGAAAAAGTAGAAGCCAAGAAAGAAGCAAATCTAAAGCTAGTGGAGAGCAGAGATAAGGAGGGGAAGAGGATGAATAGGGAGTGGTACAAAAAGACCAAGAAGGAGGCGAAGTTTGTGCTTACGACAGATATGACTGCAGCATTTGGACGCTTGTATGAGGAACATGGGGACAAAGGCAAGGACAAAATGATATATAGGCTACCCAGGGTGAGAGAAATGAAAGCTTGTGACCtagaccaagtgaagtgcatcaaagacgaggatGGCAGAGTATTGATGGATGAGGCACATAGTACACGTAGATGGTAG